The Cetobacterium sp. ZOR0034 region TCTAAAGGGCAGGTATATTTTTCTCTTATTTTCATAATTTCACACCTTTTGTTATTATTTTATATATAATAACCTAGATTTATTGAAAATAAAAGAGAAATTATATTAAAATTAGAATTTTAAAGTTTCACCATTATCAGGAACAATTATATTAGTAACTCCAGCTTCTTTTATTTTTTCTTTTAAATCTTTTCTAGTTACAGTACTATGATCTGTAGATTCCATATGAACAGCAACTATTTTAGCCTTTGGAGCAAGTTTTGCAATCTCTATTGCTTCTTCAGCTCCAATTAAAAGATTAAGTTCATTGGTATCTTTATTAATAGCCATTCCTAAAGAATTGAAGAAATCTTTTTCAGCTTCAGATAAAAGTAGATGAGCTTTTGCAGGATGGATTATTATTATATCTGGTTGAACTTCAATTATTTTATCTTTAATATTTTGAGTTAAAATAGTATCTCCTGCCCATAAAATTGTAGGTTGATTATCAGCTCTTAAAATATATCCAGAAACTTCTCCAACAACAGGTTTTAAAGATAGAATATCTGTATGTAAAAGTTCAAATCTTTCAAATGAGATTCCTTCCCAAGAAAAAGTTTTTTGGAAAGATACAAGGTTATTAAAACCAACTGCCTTTAAACCTTTTGAATCTGACTCTTGTACAAATATAGGTATATTTTTATCAATTATTTCAATAGCCTTTTGATCAAAGTGATCCGAGTAAGCAAATTCTACTTTTCCATTCTCTGGAATATGAGTGTGTGAAACTAAAATCAAATCGATATCTTTAACTGCTTTTTCAGCAGAAAAAGGTAAATCAGAAGTAGGGCTAACCAATTTATCTTTATTTTCAGGTAAGTATCCATGATAAGAATTTTTTGGAGCTAGTAGAGGATCTGTTAAAATTGTTTTTTTATTATATTTAATTTTCATTGTAGCATTTCTTAAAAGTTGTATTTGTACATTATTTATTTCATTTAAATTATTTTCCATATATTTTCTCCTTTGATACAGTTATTTTAAGACTATGATTAAGAATAACATGATAATACTATTTTGAAAATTACCCACTTTTTTGTATGTAGAAAAAATCCTATAAATATAGTATAATATGAGCAGAAATAAAAGTGTGGAGGAAAAAATTTTTATGGAAAACATTCTTGGACATATGCTGAATGAGTTTGTAATAGCAATTGCTAAATACTCACCAATAGTTATAAAAAAAGTGATATATTTAGCGATTTTATATGTTTCTTATAATCCGCTTAAAGAGTTTGTTATAAAATCTTTAAAAAAGGTTTTAAGAAAAAAACAATTTGATGAGTTGTTAGTAAGTTTCTTAGCAACATCGATGAAAACTTTAATTATAATTTTTTATTTTTTAAATGTGATTCAAATTTTAGGACTGCAAGTAGCCTCGTTACTAACGCTTCTAGGTTCTGTGGGAGTCGGAGTGGGATTAGCTTTAAAAGGAAGCTTATCAGATGTAGCGGGTGGAATTCAAATTTTGATATCTAAACCATTTAAAAAAGGAGATTTTATCATTTGTGGTGGATCGGAAGGTTCGGTTCAAAAGATAACGTTTTTATACACTGCTTTAAATACTGTAGATAATAAAAGAGTAATTCTTCCAAATGGAAAACTGTCATCATCTGTTGTAACTGTTGTAACAGCAAACCCTCAAAGAAGAGCAGACTTTGTATTCTTTGCAGAAAAAGAGGTTTCGATAGATAAGGTAAAAGAGGTTTTATTTGATGTTGTAAGTAACCATCCATTTGTATTAAAAGATAAAGATATATTTGTAAAGTTCTCAAAAGAAACAGGGATAGCCACTGAATTTATAGTTAGAGTTTGGACTTTAAAAGAGAATTTTAGAGATTTAAACGCTGATATTCAAGAGGAAGTTAAAAAGAGATTTGATAAAGAGGGAATCAGATTACCATATCAATCTTATGAAGTTAATATAATGAAATAAAATATTTTAAGATTACATCTCCAAGAACTATCTTGGGGATTTTTTTTATGTGTAAATAAAAAAAGGATAAGTTAAATTTTACCGGTAAACAGAAAATAAGATGAAGTATAAGTGAGGTGGTTTTATATGGATAAGATACTGGTATTATTTAAATATTATAACGATGCAAAGTTAGCGATAGAAAATTATAAGTCATTAAAAAAGAGATTTAATTTTGAGATTTTACCTCTTTATGTAAAAGAGTTGAAAGTTCCAACAGGTGTTACATTTTTAAGTCCGAGCATGACAATGGATATTTTAAAAGAGTATGAAGATGAGTATATTGACGATTTAAAGGAAATTTTAGCAAAAGAAGGATTGAAAGAGGAGTTAATAGTAGATATAGGATTGAATAAAGAGATAATCCAAGAGTATTTAAAAAAAGTGGATTATATAATGTTAGAAGAAACAGAATATTTGGATGAAGATTTTTTAGAAATATTAAAAGTAGTATATAAACCAGTTATAGTTGTGAATAAAAGTGCTTCAAAATTTGAAAATGTTGTGGTTATTTCAGATGATGGAATAAAAGTGAATAAAAGTGTAAATAATTTCGTGAGAGATTTTCCAGAGATAAAAAAAATGACTCTTTTAACTTGGAACTATAAGCATGAAGAAAATAATGTTTTGGAATTTTTGGAAAGAAAAGGAATTGAAGTAAAGATTGAGATGTATAATCAGCAATTTAATACAAAAGAGGAATTTTTCAATAGAATGAACGAATTTGATTTTATTGTAATGGGTAATTTAAGTAAATCATTCTTTTTTGAAAAGATAACTAAACGTATGGGTGTAGAAATAATTGAAAAAGCAAAAGTGCCAATTTTTATAGGATAAGTAAAAAAGTAGAAAAAAAGCTGAGGAAATTTTAAAATCTCCTCAGCTTATTATATTGATATTGATATTGATTACTCGTTATAGTATAGGTTTTCAGTTGGGAATACAGGATCACAAGTTACATCAACACCTAATTTTCTAAGAGTTTGCTCGTCACCTTTTCCAAGAATTGTAGTTGAGTGAAGCTGAGCTCCCTTTAATGTAGGAAGTTGATCAAGGGCAGCTTGTGCCATTGGGTTAGTTGCAGCTGATATAGTAAGTGCAATTAACATCTCTTCACAGTCTAAACCTACGTTTTTACTTTGTAATGTAGTTTTCTTTAGTTTTGTAATATCTTCAATTATAGTTGGAGATATTAAGTGAATATTATCATTGATTCCAGCAATAGCTTTAAGAGCGTTGATTAAAACAGCAGATGAAGAATCTAAAACATTAGATTTTTTTCCTGTTAAGATTAATCCAGTAGTAAGCTCCATAGCTACAGAAGATAATAACTCAGTTGTATCACAAGCTTTTTGCTTTTCTAAGTGTTCTCTAGCAGCAGTAACTACTTTTCTATCAGATTCTTTTAATCCTAACTCTTCCATTATAAGTTTTGCTCTTTGGAATGTTTCTTTATCAACATATCCTTTTTTATATTCACATCCAGTTTTGAAGTATCTTCTGATAATCTCTTGTTTAGAAGCTTCTCTAACAACTTCATCATCAACGATACCAAATCCTACTCTATTAACACCCATATCAGTTGGTGATTTATAGATAGATTCTTTATTTGTAATTTTTTCAATTATTCTTTTTAAAACAGGGAAAGCTTCAATATCTCTGTTATAGTTAACAGCAGTTTCACCATAAGCTTCAAGGTGGAATGAGTCTATCATGTTAACATCTTTTAAATCCACTGTAGCAGCTTCATAAGCGATATTTAGTGGATGCTTTAATGGTACGTTCCAAACAGGGAAAGTCTCGAATTTCGAGTAACCAACGGCATTTCCTCTTTTATTTTCATGATAAAGTTGGCTTAAACAAGTAGCTAGTTTTCCGCTTCCAGGTCCTGGAGCAGTAACAACAACGATTGGCTTAGTTGTTTCAATATAAGGATTTTTTCCGTATCCTTCTTCACTAACGATTGTATCTACATCTGTAGGATACCCTTTTGTAGCTCTGTGCTTGTAAACTTTTATTCCTCTTCTCTCTAACTTTGTAATGAAAAGAGATGTAGATGGTTGGTCATCATATCTAGTGATAACAACACTGTTTACTTCAAGTTCACGTTCTCTTAAATCATCGATTAATCTGAATACATCCATATCATATGTAATACCAAAGTCTCCTCTGATTTTATTTCTTTCGATGTCTCCTGCATAAACGCAGATTATAACTTCAACTTTTTCTTTAAGTTTTTGAAGTAATTTAATTTTAGCATTTTCGTCGAATCCCGGTAAAACTCTTTTTGCATGTAAGTCAAATAACAGTTTACCACCAAACTCAAGATATAATTTGTCAAAATTATTAACTCTTTCTAGGATATATTTCGATTGTTCCTCTAGATATTTATTGTGATCAAAACCTATTTTCATGACTCACTCCTTCAATTTTTTTATATTCGTCAGAGCACTTCCTGACTCTACATCATAGCATGTTATAAAAAAAAAATCTAGCTTAAAAATATTTTTTTGTGATATAATTTATAAAAATTTAAATTTTTTGAGGGAGGATAAAATGAAAAAATTACCAATAATAATTGATTGTGATCCAGGATGTGATGATACAATTGCATTACTTTTAGCATTTGCAAACACGAATTTAGACATCAAAGGTGTTACAGTTTCAGCGGGGAACGTGCATATAAATAACACGACTGAAAATGCTAGAAAATTAGTAGGAGCTTTTAGACCAGAAATAAAAGTAGCAAAAGGTTGTGAAAAACCTATGTTTAAAACTATAGTTACAGCACCAGAAGTTCATGGGGAAACTGGACTTGGTTCTGTAGTTATACCAGAGAATGGAAAGCAGTTAGAGGATTTAAATGCTGTAGAGTTTTTAGCTCAAACTTTGAAAAATAGTGATGAGAAAATCACAATAGTTATAACAGGTCCAATGACAAATATAGCGGTATTTTTAATAGCTTATCCGGAATTAAAAGAAAAAATAGAGAAGTTTGTAATAATGGGTGGATCAGCAATTGGTGGAAATGTAACACCAGCAGCAGAGTTCAATATATATGTAGATGCCGAAGCAGCTGATATTGTATTTAGATCTGGGGTAGATATTGTATTGTGTCCGTTAGATGTTACAATGAAAGCGTTTGTAACAGAAAAAGAGTTAGCAGAGATAAAAGCAATAGGAGGATTCGCCTCTGAAGTTGCACATGGAGCAATAAAAAATGCATTAGATTTCTATAAAGAGTTTTATAAAGTTTCAGAAGTTCCGATGCATGATCCGTGTACTATAGCTTATCTTTTAGAACCAGAGATGTTTAAAGGAGTAGATGTATTCTTAGGAACAGAGTTAAGAGGGGAGTTTACTTATGGTGAGACTATTATAGATTATCGTAATAAACTAGGAAAAGAAAAAAATGCATTAGTTCTAAACGAGATAGATAGAGAAGCATTTATAAATCTTATAAAAAAATCTGTTGAGGCATTGAAAGGGATATAAATTAATTTCAAATATCAATAGATTGAATAGTTAATTATTTAACATATTGATATATTCTATTTCAAAAAAGAACAAAATGGTGCTACAATCGCATTACACACACATTTTACAAACGTTTTAAGGAGGTACTAGATGACGATAGAGTTATCAACGATTCAAACTATAGCAATGGCAGTTATTGTCTTGTATATGGGAAAATTTTTAAACCACACATTTAAATTTTTAAAAGAAAATTGTATTCCAGAGTCAGTAACAGGAGGGACAGCCTTTTCAATAATTACTTTTATTGGTTACAAAACGGGGTTGTTTAGTTTTATATTTGAAGATTCTTTGAGAAGTCTTTTTATGATTGCCTTCTTTACGACGGTAGGATACTCAGCTAGTTTAAAATTACTTAAGAAAGCTGGGATGCCTGTATTTATGTTTTTAATAGCATCTGTGGGACTAGCAGTAGCTCAGAATGTATTAGGAGTTGGATTAGCAGGAGTTTTAAATTTGAACCCATTGATAGGGTTAGCAACAGGATCTATGTCTACAACTGGAGGTCCTGGAACGGCGGGGGCATTTGCACCAATACTTGAGAGTTACGGAGCTGAAGGAGCAACGGTTGTTGCAATGGCTACAGCAACTTATGCTTTAATAGTTGGAAGTTTAATATCTGGACCGTTGGCTAATAGATTGATAAAAAAGCACAATCTATTAGAGAAAAGAGAAACAGGTGGAGTTTATGATTCTGAAGATGAGAAGAAAACACCTTTAGATCCAAAACATGTTTCTACAGCTTCTTTCCAAATTATAATAGCGATGGGGATTGGAAGTTTAATTTCGAACTTCTTATCTGGTGCAGGAGTTGTTTTACCATCGTATATAGGTGCTATGTTTGCAGCAGCTTTAATAAGAAATATTTCTGATTTTAGCGGAGCATATGATGTTCATTTAGATATTATAAATATTATTGGTGGATTTACTCTGACAATATTTTTATCGATGACTCTTATGACTTTTAAACTTTGGGAACTTCAAGGATTAGCTCTACCGCTAGTTATAATGTTGGTAGCTCAAACAGTTTTAATTGGAATGTTTGCTTACTTCATAACATTTAGACTAACTGGAAAAGATTATGATGCTGTTGTTATGACAAGTGGTCATTGTGGATGTGGATTTGGAACAACGCCTAAAGCCTTAGCGAACATGGAGGCATTAACAGCTAAGTATTTCCCATCACCAAAGGCATTTTTTGTAATTCCAATAGTGGGTGGATTATTCATAGATTTCTTTAATGCTGGAATAATAACTCTGTTTATGAATATACTTCATTAATTTGTATAATTTAAAATAATTCATTAAATTAAAATATAAAATATGTTATAATCTTTAAAGAAAGTTTTAAGGAGGTTAGACATGTTAAAAATATTTAATGATAGAGTTTATGGTTTAGATGAGAGTTTAATAGCTAGTGGATATCCTATGATAGCTGAGTCGATAGAGGAGTGGGATGAAACTCCAAGTTTAGAGGAAAAAGATTATAAAAGAGCTGGAAAGTTAGGAAATGTACCAACTGGAACAGGGCATGATAACTTCTTAAAAGGTATTATAGTTCAATTTGATATAACTTATCCAAACTACTGGACACCACAGTTTCAAAGATATCACTTTGCGGATATAGTTTCTTCAACTTCAAAGATGCACAGACTTACAAAGATGGATTTAAAAACTTCTTGTAACGAATATGTAGATGATGTTGTAATTGAAAATTTAAATAGATGGATTGAGATATTCAACGCTTTTGAAAAGGATCAGAAAGAGGTTGAAGTAGATGGGAAAATCTATACAAAATATGAAATCTATATGAAGATTATATCTAATTGTCCAATGGGATTAGAGCAAACTATGAGAGTAACAACATCTTACTTACAATTAAAAACAATATATCTTCAAAGAAGATACCACAAGTTAAAAGAGGACTGGGGTAATTTCTGTGATTGGTGTTTAACACTTCCACACTTTGAGGAGTTTTGTTTAAAAGGAAATAAATAATAAAAGAGACCTTCGGGTCTCTTTTTATTATCTTCTGTTTCTTAAAAGATATACAAGGGAAGGGTATATACCCGGATAGTAAAGATTTTTTTGATATGCTCTAACCTTAGTTAGTAGAAGCATACAGTAGAATCTTAAAAATAAGCTGATAAAAAACATGAGTTTTAAACCAGCATATGAATCTCCAAAAATTGTAATAGTTTTACCCTGTAGATAATTAGCTAAATATCCTCCTAAGAATGCGCCAGTTAGGCCTAAAACACCAACAGAGAGCGAGTAGGCTGCTGTGTAAGAGTCTCGATCTGGAGAGGAA contains the following coding sequences:
- a CDS encoding DUF1846 domain-containing protein, with translation MKIGFDHNKYLEEQSKYILERVNNFDKLYLEFGGKLLFDLHAKRVLPGFDENAKIKLLQKLKEKVEVIICVYAGDIERNKIRGDFGITYDMDVFRLIDDLRERELEVNSVVITRYDDQPSTSLFITKLERRGIKVYKHRATKGYPTDVDTIVSEEGYGKNPYIETTKPIVVVTAPGPGSGKLATCLSQLYHENKRGNAVGYSKFETFPVWNVPLKHPLNIAYEAATVDLKDVNMIDSFHLEAYGETAVNYNRDIEAFPVLKRIIEKITNKESIYKSPTDMGVNRVGFGIVDDEVVREASKQEIIRRYFKTGCEYKKGYVDKETFQRAKLIMEELGLKESDRKVVTAAREHLEKQKACDTTELLSSVAMELTTGLILTGKKSNVLDSSSAVLINALKAIAGINDNIHLISPTIIEDITKLKKTTLQSKNVGLDCEEMLIALTISAATNPMAQAALDQLPTLKGAQLHSTTILGKGDEQTLRKLGVDVTCDPVFPTENLYYNE
- a CDS encoding nucleoside hydrolase — its product is MKKLPIIIDCDPGCDDTIALLLAFANTNLDIKGVTVSAGNVHINNTTENARKLVGAFRPEIKVAKGCEKPMFKTIVTAPEVHGETGLGSVVIPENGKQLEDLNAVEFLAQTLKNSDEKITIVITGPMTNIAVFLIAYPELKEKIEKFVIMGGSAIGGNVTPAAEFNIYVDAEAADIVFRSGVDIVLCPLDVTMKAFVTEKELAEIKAIGGFASEVAHGAIKNALDFYKEFYKVSEVPMHDPCTIAYLLEPEMFKGVDVFLGTELRGEFTYGETIIDYRNKLGKEKNALVLNEIDREAFINLIKKSVEALKGI
- the gltS gene encoding sodium/glutamate symporter, translated to MTIELSTIQTIAMAVIVLYMGKFLNHTFKFLKENCIPESVTGGTAFSIITFIGYKTGLFSFIFEDSLRSLFMIAFFTTVGYSASLKLLKKAGMPVFMFLIASVGLAVAQNVLGVGLAGVLNLNPLIGLATGSMSTTGGPGTAGAFAPILESYGAEGATVVAMATATYALIVGSLISGPLANRLIKKHNLLEKRETGGVYDSEDEKKTPLDPKHVSTASFQIIIAMGIGSLISNFLSGAGVVLPSYIGAMFAAALIRNISDFSGAYDVHLDIINIIGGFTLTIFLSMTLMTFKLWELQGLALPLVIMLVAQTVLIGMFAYFITFRLTGKDYDAVVMTSGHCGCGFGTTPKALANMEALTAKYFPSPKAFFVIPIVGGLFIDFFNAGIITLFMNILH
- a CDS encoding mechanosensitive ion channel family protein, which codes for MENILGHMLNEFVIAIAKYSPIVIKKVIYLAILYVSYNPLKEFVIKSLKKVLRKKQFDELLVSFLATSMKTLIIIFYFLNVIQILGLQVASLLTLLGSVGVGVGLALKGSLSDVAGGIQILISKPFKKGDFIICGGSEGSVQKITFLYTALNTVDNKRVILPNGKLSSSVVTVVTANPQRRADFVFFAEKEVSIDKVKEVLFDVVSNHPFVLKDKDIFVKFSKETGIATEFIVRVWTLKENFRDLNADIQEEVKKRFDKEGIRLPYQSYEVNIMK
- a CDS encoding MBL fold metallo-hydrolase yields the protein MENNLNEINNVQIQLLRNATMKIKYNKKTILTDPLLAPKNSYHGYLPENKDKLVSPTSDLPFSAEKAVKDIDLILVSHTHIPENGKVEFAYSDHFDQKAIEIIDKNIPIFVQESDSKGLKAVGFNNLVSFQKTFSWEGISFERFELLHTDILSLKPVVGEVSGYILRADNQPTILWAGDTILTQNIKDKIIEVQPDIIIIHPAKAHLLLSEAEKDFFNSLGMAINKDTNELNLLIGAEEAIEIAKLAPKAKIVAVHMESTDHSTVTRKDLKEKIKEAGVTNIIVPDNGETLKF